Proteins from one Flavobacterium sp. N2038 genomic window:
- a CDS encoding sensor histidine kinase, producing the protein MIQLSFKNKIALNYIITTGLLILVVFSAIYSIVKHTVYSHIDENINIEIQNHLKEIKVEKGKVILIDEEEWSEREHNTVDVNPVFVEFLDLNKRIIEKAPNLKTETLEFKDSVEDYKLFDTKMGENAIRQIQVPLHIQNKKIGYIIVAMSLADSKMVLNNLFDIMSFSFLAILFLLFFIARFFAGRSIKPINAIINTSKIITKDNLKTRIPLPKSRDELYTLSKTINSLLNRIEDAIEREKQFTSDASHELRTPLTVIKGTLEVLIRKPRDTSEYKEKINYCINEVDHLNTLVDQLLLMARFENQKQSINIESVYLNSILLDVLTLNSEKINKQGINVKFDAQQDYYIQSDNFLIITVLRNLISNAIKYSNESGQVSISLTKQNDKTICKIEDNGIGIAKADLESIFNPFFRSNSTDHPQIKGTGLGLSIVKRITGLLNIKFKIESELEVGTTVILSFPDNIKTLS; encoded by the coding sequence ATGATACAACTTTCCTTTAAAAATAAAATTGCATTAAACTATATTATTACCACAGGATTATTAATATTAGTCGTCTTTTCAGCCATCTATTCTATTGTAAAACATACTGTTTACAGCCATATAGATGAAAATATTAATATTGAAATTCAGAATCATCTTAAAGAAATCAAAGTTGAGAAAGGCAAAGTGATTTTGATTGATGAAGAAGAATGGAGTGAACGTGAGCACAATACCGTTGATGTAAACCCAGTTTTTGTCGAATTTTTAGATTTGAACAAGCGAATTATCGAAAAAGCACCCAATTTAAAAACAGAGACACTGGAATTTAAAGATTCAGTAGAAGATTATAAGTTGTTTGATACCAAAATGGGGGAGAACGCCATTAGACAAATTCAGGTTCCGCTACATATTCAAAATAAAAAAATTGGCTATATAATTGTTGCAATGTCACTGGCAGATTCCAAAATGGTACTCAACAATTTGTTTGATATCATGAGTTTTTCATTTCTTGCCATTTTATTCTTGCTGTTTTTTATTGCCAGATTCTTTGCCGGGCGTAGTATAAAACCAATAAATGCAATAATAAATACTTCAAAAATTATTACCAAAGATAATCTGAAGACGCGGATTCCTTTGCCCAAAAGCCGCGACGAATTATATACACTTTCAAAAACCATAAATAGTCTTTTAAATCGAATTGAGGATGCCATTGAACGCGAAAAACAATTCACTTCTGATGCATCACACGAATTAAGAACGCCGTTAACCGTTATTAAAGGAACACTTGAGGTGTTAATACGTAAACCCAGAGATACAAGTGAGTATAAAGAAAAAATAAACTATTGTATTAATGAAGTAGATCATCTTAATACATTGGTAGATCAGCTTCTTTTAATGGCTCGTTTTGAAAACCAAAAGCAAAGCATAAATATAGAATCTGTTTATTTGAATTCAATATTATTAGATGTTTTAACTTTAAATTCTGAGAAAATAAATAAGCAGGGAATTAACGTTAAATTTGATGCTCAACAGGATTATTATATTCAATCAGATAATTTTTTAATCATAACGGTTTTAAGAAATTTAATTTCGAATGCTATTAAATATTCTAATGAGAGTGGCCAGGTTTCGATCTCACTTACAAAACAAAATGATAAAACAATCTGCAAAATTGAAGATAACGGAATTGGAATTGCAAAGGCAGATTTAGAATCGATTTTTAATCCGTTTTTCAGATCTAACTCAACAGATCATCCACAAATAAAAGGAACAGGATTAGGTTTGTCAATTGTAAAACGAATAACAGGATTACTAAACATTAAATTTAAAATCGAAAGCGAGCTGGAAGTAGGTACAACGGTGATTTTAAGTTTTCCGGATAATATTAAAACGTTATCGTAA
- a CDS encoding response regulator transcription factor, giving the protein MHILIVEDELGIVQFLQQGLQEEGYQITTANDGSKGFELIQNHKFDLILLDWMLPKINGLDLCKAIRIKDHTTPIIFLTAKDTVQETIEGLKAGANDYIKKPFSFEELVERIKIHFRNKKGTEKLTLGTITIDLTKHIVLKNDEEVALTQREFELLTYLIQNKGKVCTRNQILKDVWEINFEYDTGVIDVFMNAIRKKLNLKIEEDYIKTIRGIGYIANDL; this is encoded by the coding sequence ATGCATATTTTAATAGTTGAAGATGAACTGGGTATTGTACAATTTTTGCAGCAGGGATTGCAGGAAGAAGGATACCAGATTACAACGGCAAATGATGGTTCTAAAGGTTTTGAATTAATTCAGAATCATAAATTTGATTTAATCTTGTTAGACTGGATGCTGCCTAAAATTAATGGTTTAGACCTTTGTAAAGCAATCAGAATCAAAGATCACACAACCCCAATTATTTTTCTAACGGCAAAAGATACGGTTCAGGAAACTATAGAAGGGCTGAAAGCAGGTGCAAATGACTATATAAAAAAACCTTTTAGCTTTGAAGAATTGGTTGAAAGAATCAAAATTCATTTTAGAAATAAAAAAGGAACTGAAAAACTAACCCTGGGAACAATTACTATCGATTTAACAAAGCATATTGTTCTTAAAAATGACGAAGAAGTCGCTCTTACTCAAAGAGAATTTGAATTACTTACCTATTTAATTCAAAATAAAGGAAAAGTTTGTACACGAAATCAGATACTGAAAGATGTCTGGGAAATCAATTTTGAATATGATACCGGTGTCATTGACGTTTTTATGAATGCCATCAGAAAAAAACTCAATTTAAAAATTGAAGAAGACTACATCAAAACAATCCGCGGTATCGGTTATATCGCAAACGACTTATAA
- the hisG gene encoding ATP phosphoribosyltransferase has product MSTLKIAIQKSGRLNEDSIQILKDCGISINNGIDQLKAEASNFPLEVLYLRNSDIPQYLIDGVVDLAIVGDNLLVEKGKGIEVVQKLGFSKCKVSVAVPKAFEYNSVQDLAGLRVATSYPNTVNEYFNSFGLTVDIHQISGSVEIAPNIGLADAIVDIVSSGSTLFKNNLKEVEVILKSEAVLAVSPKVSPEIQKHIDTLKFRIQAVLRARNSKYILMNVPNDKIDAVGKILPVLRSLTVLPLAQEGWSSVHSVIDKDTFWDVIDQLKEVGAEGILVCPIEKMVL; this is encoded by the coding sequence ATGAGTACTTTAAAAATTGCAATTCAAAAATCAGGTCGTTTAAACGAAGACAGCATTCAGATTCTAAAAGATTGTGGTATTTCAATCAACAACGGAATCGATCAGCTGAAAGCCGAAGCTTCAAATTTCCCCCTTGAAGTTTTATATTTAAGAAATTCAGATATTCCGCAATACTTAATAGACGGAGTCGTAGATTTAGCCATTGTTGGTGACAACCTTTTAGTAGAAAAAGGAAAAGGAATTGAAGTAGTCCAAAAATTAGGATTTTCGAAATGCAAAGTTTCTGTAGCCGTTCCTAAAGCTTTTGAATACAACTCAGTTCAGGATTTAGCCGGTTTGCGTGTAGCAACTTCATACCCAAATACCGTAAATGAGTATTTTAACTCTTTTGGACTTACAGTAGACATTCACCAAATTTCAGGTTCTGTAGAAATCGCTCCAAACATTGGTCTTGCCGATGCCATTGTAGATATTGTTTCAAGCGGAAGCACCTTATTCAAAAACAATCTAAAAGAAGTTGAAGTTATTCTGAAAAGCGAAGCAGTTTTGGCAGTTTCACCAAAAGTTTCTCCGGAAATTCAAAAACACATCGACACTTTAAAATTCAGAATTCAGGCCGTTTTAAGAGCCAGAAATTCGAAATATATCTTAATGAACGTTCCAAACGATAAAATTGATGCAGTTGGAAAAATCCTTCCGGTTTTAAGAAGTTTAACTGTATTACCACTCGCACAAGAGGGCTGGAGCAGTGTTCACTCAGTAATTGACAAAGACACTTTTTGGGATGTAATCGATCAGTTAAAAGAAGTAGGTGCAGAAGGAATTCTGGTTTGCCCAATTGAGAAAATGGTACTATAA